From one Lemur catta isolate mLemCat1 chromosome 5, mLemCat1.pri, whole genome shotgun sequence genomic stretch:
- the GPX3 gene encoding glutathione peroxidase 3 codes for MARLLRASCLLSLLLAGFVPPGRGQVKSKTDCHGGVSGTIFEYGALTIDGEEYIPFKQYAGKYVLFVNVASFUGLTGQYVELNALQEELAPFGLVILGFPCNQFGKQEPGENSEIPNTIKHVRPGGGFVPNFQLFEKGDVNGEKEQKFYTFLKNSCPPTSELLGSPRSLFWEPMKIHDIRWNFEKFLVGPDGIPVMRWHHRTTVSNVKMDILSYMRRQAAKGK; via the exons ATGGCCCGGCTGCTCCGGGCGTCCTGCCTGCTGTCGCTGCTCCTGGCCGGCTTCGTCCCGCCCGGCCGGGGGCAAGTGAAGTCGAAG ACGGACTGCCATGGCGGCGTGAGCGGCACCATCTTTGAGTACGGAGCCCTCACTATCGATGGGGAAGAGTACATTCCCTTCAAGCAGTACGCTGGCAAATACGTCCTCTTTGTCAACGTGGCCAGCTTCTGAGGCCTGACGGGCCAGTATGTTG AACTGAATGCACTACAGGAAGAACTTGCTCCATTTGGTCTGGTCATTCTGGGCTTCCCCTGCAACCAATTTGGAAAACAGGAACCAGGAGAGAACTCAGAGATCCCTAACACCATCAA GCATGTCCGACCTGGAGGGGGCTTTGTCCCCAATTTCCAGCTCTTTGAGAAAGGAGATGTGAATGGGGAGAAAGAGCAGAAGTTCTACACTTTCCTGAAG AACtcctgtcctcccacctcggaGCTCCTAGGCTCACCTCGCAGCCTCTTCTGGGAACCCATGAAAATCCACGACATCCGCTGGAACTTTGAGAAGTTCCTGGTGGGGCCAGATGGCATACCCGTCATGCGCTGGCACCACCGGACCACAGTGAGCAACGTCAAGATGGACATCCTGTCCTACATGAGGCGGCAGGCAGCCAAGGGGAAGTAA